A window of the Pedobacter frigiditerrae genome harbors these coding sequences:
- a CDS encoding DeoR/GlpR family DNA-binding transcription regulator, with amino-acid sequence MLKKERHDFVMKQINLHNRVLTSDLVQLLNVSEDTIRRDLQEMADDNLLYKVHGGALSKSYHSTFDDSSVYAKEAKINIAKKTTKLIKDGMVVLTGGGTTIIELVKQLPENLQATFFTISPLVAVELAKYRKVEVILIGGLFSKNSQITYGGHVISQLSEINADLCLLGTSAIHPTNGLTDTDWEINQLKKTMMSSSRKSAVLCISEKLNISLRLKVAALENITYLITELDSSDEKLMNYQIKNLKIL; translated from the coding sequence ATGCTAAAGAAAGAAAGGCACGACTTTGTCATGAAGCAAATAAACCTGCATAACAGGGTTTTAACATCAGATCTTGTACAATTATTAAACGTTTCGGAAGATACAATCAGAAGAGACTTACAAGAAATGGCTGACGACAATCTTTTATACAAAGTTCATGGTGGTGCTCTTTCTAAATCTTACCATTCTACTTTTGATGACAGTTCTGTTTATGCAAAAGAGGCCAAAATAAATATCGCAAAAAAAACAACCAAATTAATTAAAGATGGAATGGTGGTTTTAACTGGTGGCGGCACAACCATCATAGAGCTGGTTAAACAATTGCCTGAAAACTTACAAGCCACATTTTTTACAATTAGCCCTTTAGTGGCAGTTGAGTTAGCAAAATATAGAAAAGTGGAAGTGATTTTAATTGGAGGCTTGTTCTCTAAGAATTCTCAAATTACGTATGGAGGCCACGTAATAAGCCAACTTTCAGAAATTAATGCTGATTTATGTTTATTGGGTACAAGTGCAATACACCCAACTAACGGATTGACTGATACCGATTGGGAGATTAACCAATTGAAAAAAACAATGATGAGTTCTTCAAGGAAATCTGCCGTTTTATGTATTTCAGAAAAATTAAATATCTCCCTAAGGCTTAAGGTAGCGGCTTTGGAGAACATCACCTACTTAATTACCGAGTTAGATTCTTCCGACGAAAAACTAATGAACTATCAAATTAAAAATTTGAAAATCCTTTAA